One Streptococcus gallolyticus subsp. gallolyticus DSM 16831 DNA window includes the following coding sequences:
- a CDS encoding SNF2-related protein, whose protein sequence is MNQEVLLQMMRATIPRDRALLEAFLYYQAEHFDEEWDSLLRQFLTNRQANIRPVQVLHFEMDVSAFVQASPYDTAHDLLTYTQVFGQTGLQKLDKLSPSEKELVIEVALFNLATRFQLLDSNGHYQTISPDSLLQNSTGANLVNVYRVANNLADRISRDIEQFLLTYEPELETGVDETALENEETVDEHKASSNQAISFREEGFLVIASLDVDLSQLDVQTGKTSHLPAYEELSLRRKFEILTYFDQIRNERSKVPSFRRGDFDTEMEMTPVFDGEELLAYLEADGSPYELKRTLTTVEEKELEKIGQVIRIENQEKLTQLGIDLSQFDLDQIGILLNAAGRFHLKNADLALLGGYPNASVTQLALATELLQMGISHDKVEFFFGSQLPLEELRQIAYAFLHEELSREDAEAFEKDKNSQSDLTLRDWKSNLEKPKKKEVVDEAFEENPLVQMVLNHYPLGSLVSYKGQDFEVMSVSDARLNGLIRIELVNDFSDIIEQNPVLYVRTWEEVSQALHQPKAEPQIELEGADQELNLFSFLEEESATEHPIQTVGLLEPSGVEETNNDVVDQPNNQGPVEEVEESIPEIPVTDFYFPEDMTDFYPKTARDKVETNIAAIRLVKNLEVEHRIASPSEQELLAKYVGWGGLANDVFDDYNPKFSKEREELKGLVTDKEYSDMKQSSLTAYYTDPALIRRMWDKLERDGFTGGKILDPSMGTGNFFAAMPKQLREKSELYGVELDTITGAIAKHLHPNSYIEIKGFETVAFNDNSFDLVISNVPFANLRIADNRYDKPYMIHDYFVKKSLDLVHDGGQVAIISSTGTMDKRTENILQDIRETTEFLGGVRLPDSAFKAIAGTNVTTDMLFFQKHLDKGYVTDDLSFSGSIRYEKDSRIWLNPYFDGEYNSQVLGTYEVRNFNGGTLSVKGTSDNLIASVQTALHQVKAPREIDRNEIIINPNVLTKQVIDTSIPAEMRENLGQYSFGYQGSTVYYRDNKGIRVGTKTEEISYYVDEEGNFKAWDTKHSQKHIDRFNALEVTDSTALDVYVTDDAAKRGQFKGYYKKTVFYEAPLSEKEVARIKGMVDIRNAYQEVIAIQRYYDYDKESFNHLLGKLNRTYDSFVKRYGYLNSAVNRNLFDSDDKYSLLASLEDESLDPSGKSVIYTKSLAFEKALVRPEKEVKKVHTALDALNSSLADGRGVDFDYMMSIYQVDSKMTLIEELGDLIMPDPEKYLNGELSYVSRQDFLSGDVVTKLEVVDLFVKQGNQDFNWPHYAGLLEAIKPARITLADIDYRIGSRWIPLSVYGKFAQETFMGKGYELSDQEVATVLEVSPIDGVITYQSKFAYTYSNATDRSLGVPASRYDSGRKIFENLLNSNQPTITKQVVEGDKKKNVTDVEKTTVLRDKETHLQELFQDFVAKYPEVQQMIEDTYNRLYNRTVSKTYDGSHLTIDGLAQNISLRPHQKNAIQRIVEEKRALLAHEVGSGKTLTMLGAGFKLKELGMVHKPLYVVPSSLTAQFGQEIMKFFPTKKVYVTTKKDFAKAKRKQFVSRIITGDYDAIVIGDSQFEKIPMSREKQVTYINDKLEQLREIKLGSDSDYTVKEAERSIKGLEHQLEELQKLERDTFIEFENLGIDFLFVDEAHHFKNIRPITGLGNVAGITNTTSKKNVDMEMKVRQVQAEHGDRNVVFATGTPVSNSISELFTMMNYIQPDVLERYQVSNFDSWVGAFGNIENSMELAPTGDKYQPKKRFKKFVNLPELMRIYKETADIQTSDMLDLPVPEAKIIAVESELTQAQKYYLEELVERSDAIKSGSVDPSRDNMLKITGEARKLAIDMRLIDSAYTLSDNQKILQVVDNVERIYSDGAENKATQMIFSDIGTPKSKEEGFDVYNELKDLLVDRGIPKEQIAFVHDANTDEKKNSLSRKVNSGEVRILMASTEKGGTGLNVQSRMKAVHHLDVPWRPSDIVQRNGRLIRQGNMHQEVDIYHYITKGSFDNYLWQTQENKLKYITQIMTSKDPVRSAEDIDEQTMTASDFKALATGNPYLKLKMELENELTVLENQKRAFNRSKDEYRHTISYCEKHLPIMEIRLSQYDKDIAQSLATKHLDFVMKFDNQAMDNRAEAGDYLRKLITYNRSETKEVKTLACFRGFDLKMTTRGPSEPLPETVSLMIVGDNQYTVALDLKSDVGTIQRISNAIDHIIDDQEKMQELVKDLKDKLRVAKVEVEKVFPKEEDYQLVKAKYDVLAPLVEREAEIDEIDAALAKFSEDTTPQMKQRIALEI, encoded by the coding sequence ATGAATCAAGAAGTCTTACTACAAATGATGAGAGCCACCATTCCTCGTGATAGAGCCTTGCTTGAGGCGTTTTTATATTACCAAGCAGAGCATTTTGATGAGGAGTGGGATAGTCTTCTTCGTCAGTTTTTAACCAATAGGCAAGCAAACATCAGACCTGTTCAGGTACTTCACTTTGAGATGGATGTTTCAGCTTTTGTCCAGGCTAGTCCTTATGATACTGCTCATGATCTATTGACCTATACACAAGTATTCGGCCAAACTGGTCTCCAAAAACTCGACAAACTATCGCCGTCTGAAAAAGAATTGGTGATTGAAGTGGCCTTGTTTAATCTGGCCACACGTTTTCAATTATTGGATTCCAATGGACACTACCAAACCATATCGCCAGATTCGCTCTTACAAAATAGTACGGGAGCCAATTTGGTCAATGTTTATCGTGTGGCTAATAATTTAGCGGATCGGATCAGCCGAGATATTGAACAGTTTCTCTTGACTTATGAGCCTGAGCTTGAAACAGGAGTTGATGAAACTGCTCTAGAAAATGAAGAAACTGTTGATGAGCACAAAGCTAGTAGTAATCAAGCAATATCTTTTAGAGAAGAGGGCTTTTTAGTTATTGCTAGTTTGGATGTAGATTTGTCTCAACTGGATGTTCAAACAGGGAAAACTAGTCATCTACCTGCCTATGAAGAGTTATCTTTACGACGTAAATTTGAGATACTGACATATTTTGATCAAATTCGAAATGAACGTTCAAAAGTCCCAAGTTTTAGACGAGGTGATTTTGACACTGAGATGGAAATGACACCAGTCTTTGATGGCGAGGAATTACTCGCCTATCTAGAAGCTGATGGTAGTCCCTATGAGCTGAAACGAACGCTAACTACAGTCGAAGAAAAGGAATTAGAAAAAATTGGACAAGTCATTAGGATAGAAAATCAAGAAAAATTGACTCAGTTAGGGATTGATTTATCTCAGTTTGACCTTGACCAAATCGGTATTTTATTGAATGCGGCAGGTCGTTTTCATTTGAAAAATGCGGATCTTGCCTTATTAGGTGGCTATCCCAATGCCTCTGTAACTCAACTAGCTCTTGCGACAGAACTACTCCAGATGGGGATAAGTCATGACAAGGTTGAATTTTTCTTTGGTAGCCAGCTTCCATTAGAAGAACTACGACAGATTGCCTATGCTTTTTTACATGAAGAACTTAGCCGAGAAGATGCGGAAGCATTTGAAAAAGATAAGAATAGTCAGTCAGATTTAACCCTTCGGGATTGGAAGAGTAATCTAGAGAAACCTAAGAAGAAAGAAGTGGTTGATGAAGCGTTTGAGGAAAATCCACTTGTTCAGATGGTTTTGAACCACTATCCGCTGGGTTCATTGGTTTCCTATAAGGGACAGGACTTTGAGGTCATGTCGGTCAGCGATGCTCGATTAAACGGTTTGATTCGGATTGAGTTAGTCAATGACTTTTCGGATATCATTGAACAAAATCCAGTTCTTTATGTGAGAACTTGGGAAGAAGTCAGTCAGGCACTTCATCAGCCAAAGGCAGAACCACAAATAGAGTTAGAAGGAGCGGACCAAGAACTAAATCTTTTTTCATTTTTGGAAGAGGAATCAGCTACTGAGCACCCTATTCAGACTGTCGGTCTCTTGGAACCAAGTGGTGTAGAGGAGACTAACAATGATGTTGTTGACCAACCAAACAACCAAGGTCCTGTTGAGGAGGTAGAGGAATCAATTCCAGAGATTCCAGTAACAGACTTTTATTTTCCAGAAGATATGACAGACTTTTATCCTAAGACTGCTAGAGATAAGGTTGAGACAAACATTGCGGCTATTCGGTTGGTAAAAAATCTAGAAGTAGAGCACCGTATTGCTTCACCAAGTGAACAAGAACTCCTTGCCAAGTATGTGGGTTGGGGTGGACTTGCCAATGATGTCTTTGATGACTATAATCCAAAATTTTCTAAGGAACGAGAAGAACTGAAAGGCTTAGTCACAGATAAAGAGTATTCAGATATGAAACAGTCCTCTCTGACAGCCTATTACACAGACCCTGCCCTTATCCGTCGGATGTGGGATAAGTTGGAAAGAGATGGTTTTACAGGTGGTAAAATCCTAGACCCTTCCATGGGAACAGGGAATTTCTTTGCGGCTATGCCTAAACAGTTAAGAGAAAAGAGTGAGCTATATGGCGTAGAGTTAGATACCATTACAGGAGCTATAGCTAAACACCTTCATCCCAATAGTTATATTGAAATTAAGGGTTTTGAGACGGTAGCTTTTAACGACAATAGCTTTGATTTAGTGATTTCAAATGTGCCGTTTGCCAATCTTCGAATTGCGGATAACAGGTACGATAAGCCTTACATGATTCATGATTACTTTGTCAAAAAGTCGCTTGATTTAGTCCATGATGGTGGACAAGTAGCGATTATCTCTTCAACAGGGACCATGGACAAACGAACAGAAAACATCTTACAAGATATTCGTGAGACAACTGAATTTCTTGGTGGGGTTCGACTGCCTGATTCTGCCTTTAAGGCCATTGCCGGAACGAATGTTACAACGGATATGTTGTTCTTCCAGAAACACTTGGACAAGGGATATGTGACAGATGACTTATCCTTTTCAGGTTCCATTCGTTATGAAAAGGATAGTCGTATTTGGCTCAATCCTTACTTTGATGGAGAATACAATAGCCAAGTGCTAGGAACCTATGAAGTCAGAAACTTTAACGGTGGAACACTTTCTGTTAAGGGGACTAGTGACAACCTCATCGCAAGTGTTCAAACTGCTCTACATCAAGTAAAAGCCCCAAGGGAGATTGATAGAAATGAAATCATCATTAACCCAAATGTGTTGACCAAACAAGTCATTGATACCTCCATTCCAGCTGAAATGAGGGAGAATCTAGGTCAGTACAGTTTTGGTTATCAGGGTTCTACGGTCTACTATCGAGACAATAAAGGCATTCGAGTGGGGACCAAGACGGAAGAAATCAGTTACTATGTCGATGAAGAAGGCAACTTTAAAGCATGGGACACCAAACATTCCCAAAAGCATATTGATCGCTTTAATGCCTTAGAAGTGACAGATAGTACTGCTTTAGATGTCTATGTGACCGATGATGCAGCAAAACGTGGTCAGTTTAAGGGATATTATAAAAAGACAGTTTTCTATGAAGCTCCTTTGTCTGAGAAAGAAGTGGCACGAATCAAAGGAATGGTCGATATTCGCAATGCCTACCAAGAAGTTATTGCCATTCAACGCTATTATGATTATGATAAGGAGAGCTTTAACCACTTGTTAGGCAAACTCAATCGTACCTATGATAGCTTTGTCAAACGCTATGGGTATTTGAATAGTGCAGTGAACCGCAATCTTTTTGATAGTGATGATAAGTATTCGCTTCTTGCTAGTTTGGAAGATGAAAGTCTAGATCCAAGTGGAAAGTCTGTTATCTATACTAAATCCCTTGCCTTTGAAAAGGCTCTGGTGCGTCCTGAAAAAGAGGTTAAAAAGGTACATACTGCCCTTGATGCCTTAAATTCCAGCTTGGCTGACGGACGAGGTGTTGATTTTGATTATATGATGTCCATCTATCAGGTTGATTCGAAGATGACTTTGATTGAGGAGTTAGGCGACCTCATTATGCCTGATCCTGAGAAGTATTTGAATGGGGAGCTGTCCTATGTTTCTCGCCAAGACTTCCTGTCAGGTGATGTCGTTACCAAGTTAGAAGTGGTGGACCTATTTGTGAAACAAGGCAATCAGGACTTTAACTGGCCGCATTATGCAGGACTTCTAGAAGCTATCAAACCAGCACGCATTACTTTAGCAGACATTGATTATCGGATTGGTTCACGCTGGATTCCCTTGTCTGTTTACGGAAAATTTGCCCAAGAAACCTTTATGGGGAAAGGCTATGAACTGTCTGACCAAGAAGTAGCGACAGTCCTTGAAGTCAGTCCCATTGACGGGGTTATCACTTACCAATCTAAATTTGCCTACACCTATTCCAACGCAACGGATAGGAGTTTAGGTGTCCCTGCTTCACGCTATGATAGTGGTCGAAAAATCTTTGAAAATCTCCTGAATTCCAATCAACCAACGATCACAAAACAAGTTGTCGAAGGGGATAAGAAAAAGAATGTGACGGATGTGGAGAAAACAACGGTCCTACGTGACAAGGAAACACACCTCCAAGAACTCTTTCAAGATTTTGTAGCAAAGTATCCAGAAGTCCAACAAATGATTGAAGATACCTATAATAGGCTCTACAATCGTACAGTATCTAAGACCTATGATGGTAGTCATTTAACCATTGATGGACTTGCCCAGAATATCTCCTTACGTCCTCACCAAAAGAATGCCATTCAACGGATTGTAGAAGAAAAACGTGCCCTACTAGCCCATGAGGTAGGTTCTGGAAAGACCTTGACCATGCTTGGAGCAGGATTCAAATTGAAAGAACTCGGGATGGTGCATAAGCCTCTCTATGTGGTTCCTTCTAGTTTGACTGCACAGTTTGGTCAAGAAATCATGAAATTTTTCCCTACCAAGAAAGTCTATGTGACCACTAAGAAAGACTTTGCCAAAGCCAAACGCAAGCAGTTTGTGTCTAGGATTATTACAGGGGATTATGATGCCATTGTCATTGGGGATTCACAATTTGAGAAAATACCGATGAGTCGTGAGAAACAGGTCACCTATATCAATGACAAACTCGAGCAACTCAGAGAAATCAAGCTAGGAAGTGATTCTGACTATACAGTTAAAGAAGCAGAGCGTTCGATTAAGGGACTAGAACACCAACTAGAAGAACTCCAAAAACTGGAACGAGATACCTTTATTGAATTTGAAAACCTTGGCATTGATTTTCTCTTTGTGGATGAAGCTCATCATTTCAAGAATATCCGTCCAATCACTGGACTTGGGAATGTCGCGGGAATTACCAATACCACTTCAAAAAAGAACGTGGATATGGAGATGAAGGTGAGACAGGTTCAGGCAGAGCATGGTGATAGAAATGTCGTTTTTGCGACAGGAACACCAGTCTCAAACTCCATTAGTGAACTTTTCACCATGATGAATTACATTCAACCTGATGTCTTGGAACGATACCAGGTATCCAATTTTGACTCTTGGGTTGGTGCTTTTGGGAATATCGAAAACTCTATGGAACTAGCCCCGACAGGTGATAAATACCAACCTAAGAAACGGTTCAAGAAATTTGTCAATCTGCCTGAACTTATGCGTATTTACAAGGAAACAGCAGACATTCAGACTTCAGATATGCTTGATTTACCTGTACCTGAAGCCAAGATTATCGCGGTGGAAAGCGAGTTAACGCAAGCTCAGAAATACTATTTAGAGGAACTGGTAGAGCGGTCAGACGCTATCAAGTCAGGTAGTGTTGATCCAAGTAGAGATAACATGCTTAAAATCACAGGTGAAGCCAGAAAACTAGCCATTGATATGCGGTTGATTGACTCTGCTTATACCTTATCGGATAATCAGAAAATCCTTCAAGTAGTTGATAATGTCGAGCGGATTTACAGTGACGGAGCTGAAAACAAAGCCACTCAGATGATTTTCTCTGATATTGGAACTCCTAAAAGTAAGGAAGAAGGGTTTGATGTCTACAATGAACTCAAAGATCTACTTGTCGATCGAGGGATTCCAAAAGAGCAGATTGCTTTTGTGCATGATGCCAATACCGATGAGAAGAAAAACTCACTGTCTAGAAAGGTCAATAGCGGAGAAGTACGGATTCTCATGGCTTCTACTGAAAAAGGTGGAACGGGTCTAAACGTGCAATCACGCATGAAAGCTGTTCACCACTTAGATGTTCCCTGGCGTCCTTCTGATATTGTACAGCGAAATGGTAGATTGATTCGTCAGGGAAATATGCACCAGGAGGTAGACATTTATCACTATATTACCAAAGGGAGCTTCGACAATTATCTCTGGCAGACTCAGGAGAATAAACTCAAGTATATCACCCAGATTATGACCTCAAAAGATCCTGTGAGATCAGCTGAAGACATTGATGAACAAACCATGACAGCTTCTGACTTCAAAGCTTTAGCGACAGGTAACCCCTATCTCAAACTGAAAATGGAATTGGAAAATGAACTGACGGTGTTAGAAAATCAAAAACGAGCCTTTAACCGTTCAAAAGATGAATATCGTCACACTATTTCCTATTGCGAGAAGCATCTCCCTATCATGGAAATACGGTTGAGCCAATACGATAAAGATATTGCCCAATCCCTAGCAACTAAACATCTAGATTTTGTCATGAAATTTGACAATCAAGCAATGGATAATCGTGCAGAAGCAGGGGACTATCTGCGAAAACTCATTACCTATAACCGCTCAGAGACCAAGGAAGTCAAAACACTTGCCTGCTTTAGAGGATTTGACTTAAAAATGACGACACGAGGTCCTAGTGAGCCCTTACCAGAGACGGTTTCTTTGATGATTGTAGGTGATAATCAATATACAGTCGCCCTTGATTTGAAATCAGACGTGGGAACCATTCAACGGATTAGTAATGCCATTGACCATATTATAGATGACCAAGAAAAGATGCAAGAGCTGGTAAAGGATTTAAAAGATAAACTACGAGTAGCCAAAGTAGAAGTTGAAAAAGTCTTTCCCAAGGAAGAAGATTATCAGCTTGTAAAGGCTAAATATGATGTTTTAGCTCCCTTGGTTGAAAGAGAAGCAGAGATAGATGAGATAGATGCAGCTTTGGCCAAGTTTAGTGAAGATACAACACCCCAAATGAAGCAACGAATAGCACTTGAGATATAA
- a CDS encoding thrombospondin type 3 repeat-containing protein encodes MNPKTIYEKDSDQDGLTDAQELALGTDPYAIDTDGDGQADLEELQSGHSPLVPQKELCDGLEL; translated from the coding sequence ATGAATCCCAAAACCATTTATGAAAAGGATTCGGACCAAGATGGTTTGACAGATGCTCAGGAACTGGCTTTAGGAACCGATCCATATGCTATTGACACAGATGGTGATGGTCAAGCTGATTTAGAAGAGCTACAATCTGGACATTCACCACTAGTCCCACAAAAGGAGTTGTGTGATGGCTTGGAACTTTGA